A genomic window from Carassius carassius chromosome 29, fCarCar2.1, whole genome shotgun sequence includes:
- the zgc:152774 gene encoding MORC family CW-type zinc finger protein 3, producing MMARLSEHGIRLSSMSPSYLESNSTSHTWPFSAVAELIDNASDPGVTAKNIWIDVVTVREQLCLSFMDNGSGMTPNKLHKMLSFGFTEKGSSKSSHQPIGVYGNGFKSGSMRLGRDALIFTKNGGCQSVGMLSQSFLQAIKAQAVIVPIAPFNQQTKALVVTEDSEASLRAILKYSLFQSVSELQEQLDSIQGKKGTKILIWNIRRNKDGKPEFDFDTDAEDIRLPEIRSEETQGKWRRDYYKHRRDSNSVPEMEFSLRAYLSILYLKPRIQIILRQKKVQTKLIAKSLSMIENDVYKPQFINERVKITFGFNQKNKEHFGIMMYHKNRLIKAHEKVGCQIKSSGQRSGVGVIGVIECNFLKPAHNKQDFEYTKEYRLTLAALGLKLNDYWREKKEKKAKERAFQALERKSQEGDTEETDEEDGEEEEEEEEVDVIWIQCEECLKWRGISTHLLAGSVPDPFKCSMHPIQSLRSCLLPEDTEENAEVTTPSYEKTLKKQEHASIKRRGRSLEMSKSPMHPLCRGLSEPASDSKKDEVTVTMMTDTQDTDEDGVSVVVTEEEEEASPSPRKRRKEIYSDTEKDNKSPNHAEDPDVPSEGETETPDKAHEGSETNSSTSPVVDTVAQEDTIQLEAAVLEGPVEPQASQGPQMPKDQPRIPPHPLSPHASTTIAQTVVVTPLSRPGFQPVSPLPVDGSDRAALAHRLAQLEREAKRLKRILGIREPEVALVTEVEGGVPSDVTTGDSVLCDQNAERLNPMSNESRREELSVCQKSEEQANRLPSSSSPIQPEAETSPRDELYWSKTLAKLQSENQRLLTDLNELRTERDQLLNRVRQTERETGDRRDQSTNTPNHTYNSSVTLERLRSVRRNVVALLSSILPNLDMQGISYDTNDVDSILQQIIQANNL from the exons ATAATGCATCTGATCCAGGAGTCACAGCCAAGAACATCTGGATTGATGTTGTGACGGTCAGAGAACAGCTGTGCCTCAGTTTTATGGACAACGGGAGCGGTATGACACCCAACAAACTGCACAAAATGCTCAG ctttggATTCACAGAGAAAGGCTCCAGTAAAAGCAGTCATCAGCCCATCGGCGTATACGGAAATGGGTTTAAGTCGGGTTCAATGCGTCTTGGCCGCGATGCTCTGATCTTCACAAAAAATGGCGGCTGTCAGAGCGTGGGCATGTTGTCTCAAAGCTTCTTACAGGCCATTAAAGCTCAGGCTGTGATCGTACCCATAGCCCCATTCAACCAACAGACCA AGGCGCTGGTGGTAACTGAGGATTCGGAGGCAAGTCTGAGAGCCATCCTGAAATATTCTCTCTTCCAGAGTGTCTCTGAGTTACAAGAGCAGCTGGACTCCATTCAGGGCAAAAAAGGAACCAAGATACTCATCTGGAACATCCGCAG AAATAAAGATGGAAAGCCGGAGTTTGACTTCGACACGGATGCGGAGGACATCCGTCTGCCAGAGATCCGGTCGGAGGAGACACAAGGAAAATGGAGGAGAGATTATTACAAGCACCGCAGAGACAGTAACAGCGTCCCTGAGATGGAGTTTTCTctcaga GCGTATCTCAGTATCCTTTACCTGAAGCCCAGGATTCAGATCATTCTGAGACAGAAGAAAGTTCAGACGAAGCTGATTGCCAAGAGTCTGTCCATGATCGAGAATGATGTCTATAAACCGCAGTTCATC AATGAGAGAGTGAAGATAACTTTTGGATTCAACCAGAAAAATAAGGAGCACTTTGGAATTATGATGTACCATAAAAACAGACTGATAAAGGCCCATGAGAAAGTTGGCTGCCAAATCAAG TCGTCAGGTCAAAGGTCAGGGGTCGGGGTCATCGGAGTGATTGAGTGTAACTTCCTCAAGCCTGCTCATAACAAGCAGGATTTTGAGTACACCAAAGAGTACAG ACTCACACTAGCTGCTCTTGGTCTCAAACTGAACGATTACTGGCGtgaaaagaaggaaaagaaagCAAAAGAGAGAGCGTTTCAAGCCTTAGAGAGGAAAAGCCAGGAAGGAGATACTGAGGAAACAGACGAAGAGGATggtgaagaggaagaggaggaagaagaagt GGATGTGATATGGATTCAGTGTGAAGAGTGTTTGAAGTGGAGAGGAATAAGCACTCACCTGTTAGCTGGAAGCGTTCCTGATCCGTTCAAATGCAGCATGCACCCAATACAGAGCTTACG GAGCTGTTTGTTACCGGAGGATACAGAGGAAAATGCTGAAGTCACAACACCCAGCTAtgaaaaaacactcaaaaaacA GGAACATGCCTCCATCAAGAGAAGAGGAAGATCTCTGGAG atGAGTAAAAGCCCAATGCATCCTCTCTGTCGAGGACTATCTGAACCTGCATCAGATAGCAAGAAGGATGAGGTCACCGTTACCATGATGACAGACACACAGGATACAGATGAGGATGGAGTAAGCGTTGTTgtcacagaagaagaagaagaggcttCACCCTCCCCAAG aaaaagaaggaaagaaatatATTCAGACACTGAAAAGGACAATAAGTCCCCAAACCATGCTGAAGATCCAGACGTCCCATCTGAGGGAGAGACAGAAACACCAGACAAAGCTCATGAAGGATCAGAGACAAACAGCAGCACATCACCAGTGGTGGATACGGTGGCTCAGGAGGACACGATTCAGCTGGAAGCCGCTGTACTTGAGGGCCCCGTTGAGCCCCAGGCTTCTCAGGGGCCGCAGATGCCCAAAGATCAGCCCAGGATCCCCCCTCACCCGCTCTCACCACACGCCTCCACAACCATAGCTCAGACAGTGGTCGTCACTCCTCTCAGCCGGCCGGGCTTTCAGCCCGTGTCGCCGTTACCCGTAGACGGCTCAGACCGCGCAGCGCTTGCTCATAGACTCGCTCAGCTGGAGCGGGAAGCCAAGCGGCTAAAAAGAATCCTGGGCATCCGTGAGCCAGAGGTTGCCTTGGTGACGGAGGTGGAAGGGGGCGTGCCTTCTGATGTCACCACGGGTGATTCTGTGTTATGTGACCAAAATGCAGAAAGATTGAACCCAATGTCAAATGAGTCTAGGAGGGAGGAACTTTCTGTTTGTCAG AAATCAGAGGAACAGGCCAACAGGCTTCCATCCAGTTCGTCCCCCATCCAGCCGGAGGCAGAAACCAGTCCGAGAGATGAGCTGTACTGGAGCAAGACATTAGCCAAACTCCAGAGTGAGAACCAGAGACTGCTAACTGATCTGAACGAGCTGAGAACAGAGAGAGACCAACTGCTGAACCgagtgagacagacagagagagaaacaggggACAGGAGAGACCAGAGCACCAACACACCCAACCACACGTACAAtag CAGTGTGACGCTGGAGAGGTTGCGGTCTGTCCGTCGGAATGTGGTTGCATTATTATCTTCCATCCTACCGAACCTGGATATGCAGGGAATCAGCTACGACACAAATGATGTAGACAGCATCCTACAGCAGATCATACAAGCCAACAACCTGTGA